Proteins encoded by one window of Bubalus kerabau isolate K-KA32 ecotype Philippines breed swamp buffalo chromosome 22, PCC_UOA_SB_1v2, whole genome shotgun sequence:
- the ITPRIP gene encoding inositol 1,4,5-trisphosphate receptor-interacting protein, translating into MALGLFRVCLVVVTAIINHPLLFPRENTTVPENEEEIIRQMQAHQEKLQLEQLRLEEEMARLAADKEAEKEALERVAEEGQQQNESRTAWDLWSTLCMILFLVIEVWRQDHQDAPSPECLGSDEDELPDLEGAPLRGLTLPNRATLDHFYERCIRGATADAARTREFVEGFVDDLLEALRSLCSRDSDMEVEDFIGVDSMYENWQVNKPLLCDLFVPFMPPEPYHFHPELWCSSRSVPLDRQGYGQIKVVRADEDTLGCICGKTKLGEDMLCLLHGRNNVVHHGSKAADPLCAPNSPYLDTMRVMKWFQTALTRAWHRIEHKYEFDLAFGQLDTPGSLKIRFRSGKFMPFNLIPVIQCDDSDLYFVSHLAREPGGGTRASSTDWLLSFAVYERHFLRVTSKALPEGACHLSCLQIASFLLSKQSRLTGPSGLGNYHLKTALLHLLLARRPADWKAEQLDARLHELLCFLEKSLLEKKLQHFFIGNRKVPQAMGLPEAVRRAEPLNLFRPFVLQRSLYRKTVDSFYEMLKNAPALISEYSLHIPSDHASLPPKTVIL; encoded by the coding sequence ATGGCTCTAGGGCTTTTCCGGGTGTGCCTCGTGGTGGTGACGGCCATCATCAACCACCCACTGCTATTCCCGCGAGAGAACACCACGGTCCCCGAAAACGAGGAGGAGATCATCCGTCAGATGCAAGCGCACCAGGAGAAGCTGCAGCTGGAACAGCTgcgcctggaggaggagatggcgcGGCTGGCAGCCGACAAGGAGGCCGAGAAAGAGGCATTGGAGCGGGTGGCGGAGGAGGGCCAGCAGCAGAATGAGAGCCGCACCGCCTGGGACCTGTGGAGCACTCTCTGCATGATCCTCTTCCTGGTGATCGAGGTGTGGCGGCAAGACCACCAGGACGCGCCCTCGCCCGAATGCCTGGGCTCGGATGAGGACGAGCTGCCCGACCTGGAGGGCGCCCCGCTCCGGGGCCTCACCCTGCCCAACAGGGCCACGCTCGACCACTTCTACGAGCGGTGCATCCGGGGGGCCACAGCTGATGCCGCCCGCACCCGGGAGTTTGTGGAAGGCTTCGTGGATGACTTACTGGAAGCCCTGAGGAGCCTGTGCAGCCGGGACTCGGACATGGAGGTGGAGGACTTCATCGGCGTGGACAGCATGTACGAGAACTGGCAGGTGAACAAGCCTCTGCTGTGCGACCTCTTCGTACCCTTCATGCCCCCGGAGCCCTACCACTTCCACCCAGAGCTCTGGTGCTCCAGCCGCTCCGTGCCTTTGGATCGCCAGGGCTATGGCCAGATCAAGGTGGTCCGGGCCGACGAGGACACGCTGGGCTGTATCTGCGGCAAGACCAAGCTTGGAGAAGACATGCTGTGTCTCCTCCACGGCAGGAACAACGTGGTGCACCACGGCAGCAAGGCAGCAGACCCGCTGTGCGCCCCCAACTCCCCGTACCTGGACACCATGCGCGTCATGAAGTGGTTCCAGACCGCCCTCACCAGAGCCTGGCACCGCATCGAGCACAAGTACGAGTTCGACCTGGCCTTTGGCCAGCTGGACACCCCAGGGTCCCTCAAGATCAGGTTCCGCTCGGGGAAGTTCATGCCCTTCAACCTGATTCCCGTGATCCAGTGTGACGACTCCGACCTGTACTTCGTCTCCCACCTTGCCCGGGAACCCGGTGGGGGAACCCGGGCATCCAGCACCGATTGGCTTCTGTCCTTCGCTGTCTATGAGCGCCACTTCCTCAGGGTAACCTCGAAGGCGCTGCCCGAGGGCGCCTGCCACCTCAGCTGCTTGCAGATCGCCTCCTTCCTGCTCTCCAAGCAGAGCCGCCTGACTGGCCCCAGCGGGTTGGGCAACTACCACCTGAAGACCGCCCTTCTGCACCTCTTGCTCGCCAGGCGGCCTGCCGACTGGAAAGCCGAGCAGCTCGACGCTCGTCTCCATGAGCTGCTCTGCTTCCTGGAGAAGAGCCTGCTGGAGAAGAAGCTCCAGCACTTTTTCATCGGCAACCGGAAGGTGCCACAGGCCATGGGGCTCCCTGAGGCCGTGCGCAGGGCGGAGCCTCTCAACCTCTTCCGGCCCTTCGTCCTACAGCGAAGTCTCTACCGGAAGACAGTGGACTCCTTCTATGAGATGCTCAAGAATGCCCCAGCGCTCATTAGCGAGTACTCCCTCCATATCCCCTCAGACCATGCCAGCCTGCCCCCGAAAACTGTCATCTTGTAG